One part of the Dunckerocampus dactyliophorus isolate RoL2022-P2 chromosome 11, RoL_Ddac_1.1, whole genome shotgun sequence genome encodes these proteins:
- the tmem265 gene encoding transmembrane protein 121, whose product MVPTPQVCVSTLVTVSTMAVVDLYLLEQSMLGARGVLGPSVWQCVAVLLGDLGFLLALRFVSAGVVSEARSSRRGFANALWFLFLSLLQLKLFFVCHNYRQERRPPDPLARKVLTLLLSICLPSLFLILTGADYMTPQRRKQEVRGRLLWVVVDLLDVLDLQAGLWEAQGGAPGPEQRLPIWAEGLVFFYCYALLLLLPCVALTELGATGLPGQRGPRKEALYPWLSLVTINIFTLGLRGAGMLWYRDPRVSTVFLGKNLLALAVKLSSAWERHKQEGSPGGAGTSAGAKPTESTLPSQSSEQGEGQSQGKVASSHYHTLSCSQSHTLSHVSPGHTETPLAQSFISHEL is encoded by the coding sequence GGTCACGGTGAGCACGATGGCAGTGGTGGACCTCTACCTGCTGGAGCAGAGCATGCTGGGGGCTCGTGGGGTCCTAGGTCCTAGCGTGTGGCAGTGCGTGGCTGTGTTGCTAGGTGACCTGGGCTTCTTGCTGGCGCTACGCTTCGTGTCAGCCGGGGTGGTGTCTGAGGCACGGTCGTCGCGGCGGGGCTTTGCCAACGCCCTGTGGTTCCTCTTCCTGTCACTGCTCCAGCTCAAGCTCTTCTTCGTCTGCCACAACTACAGGCAGGAGCGTCGGCCGCCCGACCCGCTTGCCAGAAAGGTTCTGACACTTCTACTGTCCATCTGCCTGCCCTCGCTGTTTCTGATCCTCACAGGGGCCGACTACATGACCCCACAACGccggaaacaggaagtgcggGGTCGACtgctgtgggtggtggtggacCTTCTGGATGTGCTAGATCTGCAGGCTGGCCTGTGGGAGGCCCAAGGAGGGGCTCCGGGGCCTGAACAAAGGTTGCCAATCTGGGCGGAGGGCTTAGTCTTCTTTTACTGCTATGCCCTCCTGTTACTACTACCGTGTGTGGCCCTGACAGAACTGGGGGCCACAGGTCTTCCAGGACAGAGGGGGCCCCGTAAGGAGGCCTTGTACCCTTGGCTCAGCCTGGTCACTATCAACATCTTCACCCTGGGCCTGAGGGGCGCAGGCATGCTGTGGTATAGGGATCCCCGAGTCTCCACAGTGTTCCTGGGGAAGAACCTGTTGGCGCTGGCTGTGAAGCTGAGTTCAGCCTGGGAGAGACACAAGCAGGAGGGCAGTCCCGGCGGGGCTGGGACGTCAGCTGGAGCCAAACCCACAGAGTCAACATTGCCGAGCCAGAGCTCGGAGCAGGGAGAGGGCCAGTCTCAAGGGAAAGTCGCCTCCTCTCACTATCACACGCTATCTTGCTCTCAAAGCCACACACTCTCCCATGTCAGCCCAGGGCACACAGAAACACCCTTGGCTCAATCTTTCATCTCTCATGAACTCTAG